A genomic window from Algoriphagus sp. Y33 includes:
- a CDS encoding RagB/SusD family nutrient uptake outer membrane protein, which translates to MKLRIYTLIMALLVMGSCSDDFTDLTPLGNVTTGNFWQTEEDAITASNGLYQHWDDDDLFGRGIMYLIAACDDFHQGRNDAAAAAIRNFQATGQEGRIANIYPKMYTVIQRANTILRYVPEMNIDASVKNRVLGEAYFARAHAYFWLAPRFGDHRAGIPIVTVENMDETNFTRPSHVIENYTLMEQDLKQAAELLPYLTEYASSDLGRAHKDAAHAYLAKTYLLWAQYDESKWADVVTYSDLVINSPSGRSLINTGNPAEDFASVFYVENNFSSEYIFSTVSSNERGQILPGVMLENTGWGLYNGWGTFSPTLELYNAFEDGDQRKKATLLEFGDTFEFLGNARRYYSGNSWTGIQVNKYMQPYRTPESVHLNPNGNYPTTNLNIPLIRFAEVLLMKSEALIMMGQNGDAPLNLVRQRAGLTPISGATLADLKQERRVELAAEYADRHLDLVRWGDAQAAYAKPATGRNHAEKTNPDSGFEVYETWPARNFNPAIHHVWPIPPNTIAISGISQNEGW; encoded by the coding sequence ATGAAATTAAGAATATATACATTAATAATGGCCCTTCTGGTGATGGGGTCATGCAGTGATGATTTCACTGACCTTACACCTTTGGGAAATGTAACCACGGGCAATTTCTGGCAAACTGAAGAAGATGCCATTACCGCTTCAAACGGACTCTACCAACACTGGGATGATGATGACTTGTTTGGAAGGGGAATTATGTACCTGATCGCAGCATGTGATGATTTTCATCAGGGAAGAAATGATGCAGCTGCTGCGGCCATCAGGAATTTTCAGGCAACGGGGCAAGAGGGAAGGATAGCCAACATTTATCCTAAAATGTACACAGTCATCCAGCGTGCCAATACAATTCTCCGGTATGTTCCCGAGATGAACATCGATGCCTCAGTGAAAAACAGAGTGCTGGGAGAAGCATACTTTGCCAGGGCACATGCTTATTTTTGGTTGGCGCCAAGATTCGGTGACCATAGAGCAGGAATTCCCATCGTGACGGTTGAGAACATGGATGAAACCAACTTTACAAGGCCGTCTCATGTAATCGAAAATTATACCTTAATGGAGCAGGATTTGAAACAGGCAGCGGAGTTATTGCCATATCTCACAGAATATGCTTCTTCTGATCTTGGCAGGGCGCACAAGGATGCCGCCCATGCTTATCTGGCCAAAACCTATTTGCTATGGGCTCAATATGACGAAAGCAAATGGGCAGATGTGGTGACCTATTCAGATTTGGTTATAAATTCTCCTTCGGGAAGATCCCTGATTAATACAGGTAACCCTGCTGAGGATTTTGCCTCGGTTTTCTATGTAGAGAATAATTTTTCTTCAGAGTATATATTTTCAACAGTCTCAAGCAATGAGCGGGGACAGATTCTTCCAGGAGTAATGCTTGAAAACACAGGATGGGGACTGTATAATGGTTGGGGTACATTTTCTCCTACCTTAGAGTTGTATAATGCGTTTGAAGATGGGGATCAACGAAAGAAAGCGACTCTTTTGGAGTTTGGAGATACATTTGAGTTTTTGGGCAATGCCAGAAGGTATTATTCAGGTAACTCATGGACGGGTATTCAGGTAAATAAATACATGCAACCCTATAGAACTCCTGAGTCAGTACATCTAAATCCCAATGGAAACTATCCCACCACTAATCTGAATATCCCTCTGATCAGGTTTGCTGAAGTTCTTTTGATGAAATCTGAAGCACTAATCATGATGGGACAGAATGGTGATGCACCTCTAAACCTGGTACGCCAAAGGGCAGGATTGACCCCTATATCAGGAGCTACCCTTGCAGATCTTAAGCAGGAAAGAAGGGTAGAACTTGCTGCTGAATATGCTGACAGGCATCTGGATTTGGTGAGATGGGGCGACGCACAGGCGGCTTATGCCAAGCCGGCAACGGGAAGAAATCATGCGGAGAAAACCAATCCGGATTCAGGATTTGAAGTATATGAAACCTGGCCTGCCAGAAATTTCAATCCCGCTATTCATCACGTTTGGCCGATTCCTCCGAATACAATTGCTATTTCCGGGATTTCACAAAATGAAGGGTGGTAA
- a CDS encoding alkaline phosphatase: MYSNAFSWKPLLLLSLSCLVSVFAFGQQSKIHSHNDYLRKVPFWEAYANGCASIEVDVLLVSEKLFVAHEQESIHQARTIENLYLQPIRQGLQTGLIAKPLSFFLTVDIKSEPYETLKQLMKSVMPYQDIMYSAQHENGLKLVVSGNRPLPQEYGDFPEYIFFDHQELTDLETIPLDKVAMVSLPFDRYSQWGGKGRMVEEELNAVKQAVEKVHQAGKPIRFWANPDSKSSWKALYDIGVDFINSDKPFEINSYLTSLDQRYVGSSIRSEILELNFENDEVLRQVDNVILMIGDGNGLAHISAGMYANGNALNMTSLKNVGLAKTQSADDFTTDSAAGGTALATGNKANNRGVGLDSLENKVESLVHILSEMGFGTGIISTDHITGATPATFYAHQKDRDMIGQITQDLYGSSLNLFIGAGKNDFLRYQNHALDSLMANGFSLMGSLDQVAGSTEGKVGYFASNHGLPSIEKGRTGFLKHSTEAAISYLENKGTPFFLMVENGHIDVGGHINDARTVVEEVIDFDQAVAAALKFASENPNTLVVITADHETGGVTIPQGSLANGEVELEFSTEDHTGIMVPVFAFGPHSKSFSGVYENTEVFEKIMTALMMYHSK, encoded by the coding sequence ATGTATTCGAATGCCTTTTCATGGAAGCCTTTGCTTCTGCTCAGTTTATCCTGTTTAGTTTCAGTTTTTGCCTTTGGCCAGCAGTCAAAAATCCACAGCCACAATGACTATCTCAGAAAGGTGCCCTTTTGGGAAGCTTATGCCAATGGCTGTGCCTCCATAGAAGTAGATGTACTGCTGGTTTCAGAGAAACTTTTTGTGGCACATGAACAGGAAAGTATTCATCAAGCCAGAACCATTGAAAATCTTTATCTCCAACCGATCCGGCAAGGTTTGCAAACAGGCTTGATTGCGAAGCCTTTGTCATTTTTCCTAACTGTAGATATCAAATCTGAGCCATATGAGACACTGAAGCAGTTAATGAAAAGTGTGATGCCTTACCAAGATATAATGTATAGCGCACAGCATGAAAATGGGTTGAAACTTGTTGTTTCGGGCAACAGGCCACTTCCGCAGGAGTATGGTGATTTTCCTGAATACATCTTTTTTGACCATCAGGAGTTAACTGATCTGGAGACAATTCCGTTGGACAAAGTCGCTATGGTCAGTCTGCCCTTTGACCGCTATTCCCAATGGGGAGGCAAAGGAAGAATGGTGGAAGAAGAACTTAATGCTGTCAAGCAAGCCGTCGAGAAGGTACATCAGGCAGGAAAGCCGATTCGCTTTTGGGCTAATCCGGATTCTAAATCATCTTGGAAAGCACTCTATGATATAGGAGTGGATTTCATCAATTCAGATAAACCTTTTGAAATAAACAGTTACCTGACAAGCTTGGATCAACGATATGTTGGAAGCTCCATCAGAAGCGAGATTTTGGAATTGAACTTCGAAAACGATGAAGTGCTGAGGCAGGTAGACAATGTTATCCTAATGATAGGTGACGGGAACGGCTTGGCCCATATTTCCGCAGGCATGTATGCCAATGGAAATGCACTGAACATGACCAGCCTCAAGAATGTGGGGTTGGCAAAAACTCAGTCTGCTGATGATTTTACAACGGATTCGGCTGCCGGAGGAACGGCATTGGCCACAGGCAACAAGGCAAACAACAGGGGCGTAGGTTTGGATAGCTTGGAGAACAAAGTAGAAAGCCTGGTGCATATCTTGTCAGAAATGGGCTTTGGAACCGGTATTATCAGTACTGATCATATCACCGGTGCTACTCCTGCCACTTTTTATGCACATCAGAAAGATAGGGATATGATTGGGCAGATTACTCAGGATTTATATGGAAGTAGCTTGAATCTATTTATAGGAGCAGGAAAAAATGATTTCCTCAGATATCAAAATCATGCCTTGGATAGTCTTATGGCCAATGGATTTAGCCTGATGGGAAGTCTGGATCAAGTGGCGGGCTCTACAGAGGGGAAAGTTGGATATTTTGCTTCAAACCACGGTCTGCCAAGTATTGAAAAAGGGAGAACGGGATTTTTAAAACACAGTACTGAGGCTGCAATCAGCTATTTGGAAAACAAGGGGACTCCGTTTTTCCTAATGGTGGAAAATGGCCATATCGATGTAGGAGGGCATATCAATGATGCCAGAACTGTGGTGGAGGAAGTCATTGACTTCGATCAGGCAGTGGCTGCAGCATTGAAATTTGCCTCCGAAAATCCCAATACGCTTGTAGTCATCACAGCCGATCATGAGACGGGCGGTGTGACCATACCACAGGGCAGTCTTGCCAATGGGGAGGTTGAGCTGGAATTTTCTACGGAGGACCACACCGGAATTATGGTTCCTGTCTTCGCTTTTGGTCCCCATTCCAAATCCTTCTCGGGTGTTTATGAAAACACGGAAGTGTTTGAGAAAATCATGACGGCTCTTATGATGTATCATTCGAAATAG
- a CDS encoding sodium:proton antiporter, with translation MDKFMFSLMIIGMSTFAMPWILLLSRKLGISYAIFYLIGGFLLYTFFSEHLPSPLPKNNDSSILHLTELIVIISLMGAGIKIDIPFSIRKWTSSLRLVFIAMLLCIVAAAALGYYMLDLNLAAAILLGAVLAPTDPVLASDVQVGPPNEQDKPFSKFILTTEAGINDGMAFPFTWLAVTVASISMGEKTSILYWFSYHLLYQIIAGIVLGYILGKATGYFVFDFSKKYKMLERLDGFLAISLTLAAYGITELLHGYGFIAVFVSAITLRHYEKEHKYHKSMHSFTEQVEKMFVAVLLLLLGGSIVQGILSSLNWKMVLFSLMFLLLVRPLLAYISLLGVNLHHKEKLLISFFGIRGMGSLFYLSFALNEIAFESEDTLWSIVTFSIALSILIHGFTASPALRYLSKSKATGSSI, from the coding sequence ATGGATAAATTTATGTTTTCTCTGATGATAATAGGTATGTCAACTTTTGCTATGCCTTGGATTTTGCTTTTATCGAGAAAACTGGGGATTTCCTATGCTATTTTTTATCTGATTGGAGGGTTTCTGCTTTACACTTTTTTTTCTGAACATTTACCAAGCCCGCTTCCTAAAAACAATGACTCATCCATCCTGCATCTCACTGAACTAATTGTAATTATTTCATTAATGGGAGCAGGAATCAAAATCGATATACCTTTCTCTATCCGAAAATGGACTTCTTCCTTGAGATTGGTTTTCATTGCCATGCTACTATGTATTGTAGCCGCCGCAGCTCTTGGATATTACATGCTGGATTTAAATTTGGCAGCAGCAATTTTACTTGGTGCCGTTTTGGCTCCCACTGATCCTGTTTTGGCTTCAGATGTGCAGGTAGGACCTCCAAATGAACAGGATAAGCCTTTTTCTAAATTCATCCTGACAACAGAAGCAGGCATTAATGATGGGATGGCTTTTCCATTTACCTGGCTTGCTGTTACGGTTGCAAGTATAAGCATGGGAGAGAAAACGTCAATCTTATACTGGTTTTCCTACCATTTGCTGTACCAGATCATTGCAGGAATTGTGCTTGGATACATTTTGGGCAAAGCAACAGGATACTTTGTTTTTGATTTTTCCAAAAAATATAAAATGCTGGAAAGATTAGACGGTTTTTTGGCTATTTCTTTGACTTTGGCAGCTTACGGCATTACCGAATTACTTCACGGATATGGTTTTATTGCGGTCTTTGTAAGTGCAATTACCCTCAGACATTATGAAAAGGAACATAAGTACCACAAGTCAATGCATTCTTTTACAGAGCAGGTAGAAAAAATGTTTGTCGCTGTACTTTTGCTATTGCTTGGAGGATCTATCGTGCAGGGGATCCTTAGCTCTCTGAACTGGAAAATGGTGTTGTTTTCTCTGATGTTTTTGCTCCTTGTACGCCCGCTTTTAGCCTATATCAGCTTATTGGGAGTCAATCTTCATCATAAAGAAAAATTATTAATCAGCTTTTTTGGTATTCGTGGAATGGGATCACTGTTTTATCTTTCTTTCGCTCTCAATGAAATAGCCTTTGAATCTGAAGACACACTATGGTCAATCGTAACATTCTCCATAGCATTATCAATCCTGATTCATGGCTTCACCGCCTCGCCCGCACTAAGATATCTCAGCAAAAGCAAGGCGACCGGAAGTAGTATTTAA
- a CDS encoding glucoamylase family protein, whose product MWPIENNYKHMKSYPLLSASVVSILSFACSNEAEQENTIKATPYDIHVELAWNQAPEAESYGVWVSMDDKTYTRRAMVQDTLYLDFVNDLGMELDLDYEIRAYSGEDSTIVGRAATETHKMTDEELLDMVGFYTFRYFWDGAEPNSGMAPERIHMDGEYPQNDAHIVTTGGSGMGIFGLIAGMERKWITKEQGVERFEKIVGFLEKADRFKGVWPHWLDGQTGKVQPFGQKDNGGDLVESAFLMQSLIAVREYFKDGDDRQKAVAARIDQLWKEMDWTWYTRGGQDVLYWHWSPEYAWDMNFPLEGYNECLITYVLAAASPTHTIDPAAYHKGWARGGAIKAKNEAFGYELQLKHNGAEKMGGPLFWAHYSYLGLNPMGLKDQYADYQKENTNHTLINRAWCIENSGGFAGYGEDLWGLTASYSINFYNAHFPGNDTGVISPTAAISSIPYTPEKSMKVIKNLYYNYGEKVLGRYGFYDAISPEHDFYPNRYLAIDQGPMVTMIENHRTGLGWKLFMGAPEIQRGLKKLGFESPELKEK is encoded by the coding sequence ATGTGGCCAATAGAAAACAATTATAAACACATGAAATCCTATCCTTTACTCTCAGCATCAGTTGTCTCCATACTTTCTTTTGCATGCTCCAATGAAGCGGAACAAGAAAATACCATCAAAGCCACTCCCTACGATATTCATGTGGAGCTGGCTTGGAACCAAGCCCCCGAAGCAGAGTCCTATGGGGTGTGGGTAAGTATGGATGACAAGACCTACACCAGACGTGCGATGGTACAGGACACCCTTTATCTGGACTTTGTAAATGATCTGGGTATGGAACTTGACCTGGATTATGAGATCAGAGCCTATTCGGGAGAGGATTCTACCATAGTCGGAAGAGCAGCCACCGAGACTCATAAAATGACGGATGAGGAGCTTTTGGATATGGTCGGGTTTTACACTTTTCGTTATTTCTGGGATGGCGCAGAACCCAATTCGGGAATGGCGCCGGAGCGAATTCATATGGACGGTGAATATCCTCAGAATGATGCCCATATTGTGACTACCGGAGGATCCGGAATGGGTATTTTTGGACTTATTGCCGGGATGGAAAGAAAATGGATCACCAAGGAACAGGGAGTTGAGCGCTTTGAAAAAATCGTCGGTTTTCTGGAAAAAGCCGACCGATTCAAGGGAGTATGGCCACACTGGTTAGATGGTCAAACCGGCAAAGTTCAGCCTTTTGGACAAAAAGACAATGGCGGCGACTTGGTAGAGTCCGCCTTTCTAATGCAGAGTCTGATCGCAGTGCGGGAATACTTCAAGGATGGTGATGACCGCCAAAAGGCAGTTGCCGCCAGAATTGATCAGCTATGGAAAGAAATGGACTGGACTTGGTACACCAGGGGCGGTCAGGATGTACTCTATTGGCACTGGTCTCCCGAGTATGCTTGGGACATGAATTTTCCTCTGGAAGGATACAATGAATGCCTCATTACGTATGTGCTGGCAGCAGCCTCTCCTACCCACACGATAGATCCTGCTGCATACCATAAAGGCTGGGCAAGAGGCGGTGCGATCAAAGCCAAAAATGAAGCCTTCGGCTACGAACTACAACTCAAACACAACGGTGCTGAAAAAATGGGAGGACCGCTTTTCTGGGCACATTACTCATATCTCGGTTTGAATCCGATGGGGCTTAAGGATCAATATGCGGATTATCAAAAGGAAAACACCAATCATACATTGATCAACCGGGCTTGGTGCATAGAGAACTCAGGTGGGTTTGCAGGATATGGAGAGGATTTGTGGGGACTTACTGCCTCTTATTCCATTAATTTCTACAATGCACATTTTCCCGGAAATGACACCGGTGTGATATCACCTACGGCCGCCATTTCTTCCATTCCCTACACTCCTGAGAAATCCATGAAAGTGATCAAAAATCTCTATTACAATTATGGAGAAAAAGTATTGGGAAGATATGGATTCTACGATGCGATAAGTCCTGAGCATGACTTCTACCCTAATCGCTACCTTGCAATAGACCAAGGACCAATGGTCACCATGATAGAAAATCACAGGACTGGACTTGGATGGAAACTATTTATGGGAGCACCGGAAATTCAGCGAGGATTAAAAAAGCTTGGGTTTGAAAGTCCGGAATTGAAAGAAAAATAG
- a CDS encoding RagB/SusD family nutrient uptake outer membrane protein, giving the protein MKNKINYKIAAVALGILMSVGLMSCEDYLDKAPKAELTSENFFQDELQATQAVNAIYAHLRSFNVHVFSYIGITDIASDDADKGSVPGDAGFLQDINDFTFDANNSAVNGIWSGYFQGIFRTNQVIVNVPEIDMDEELKTRLIGEARFLRAYFYFFLVRTYGDLPLIDRPLNPDEYTQSRVSKEQIYEFIEEDLSFAAANLPEKSEYPASELGRATTGAAKSFLAKAHLFQNDYQEAFDLAQEVISSGEYDLYPDYEGIFRREGEHSSESIFEVSTVALEAGGGGSQFNEVQGIRGDPNNGWGFNSPSDDLMAAYEQNDPRLMATIINDGDTLPSGEVVAGDPNMGENARFSRKAWLPERPPSGFGNSGANIRLFRYADLLLIAAEAANEIGNPSQALEYVNLVRERARQGDDSVLPDLTITDQASLRAAIWHERRVELAMEQHRYFDLVRQEQAQEVFAALGITWTPGKHEVYPIPQSEIDISGGSITQNPGY; this is encoded by the coding sequence ATGAAAAATAAGATAAACTATAAAATAGCAGCAGTCGCACTTGGCATTCTGATGAGTGTAGGTCTGATGTCCTGTGAGGATTACTTGGACAAGGCTCCAAAAGCTGAGCTTACTTCCGAAAACTTCTTCCAAGATGAACTGCAGGCAACACAGGCAGTGAATGCCATTTACGCGCACCTCAGAAGTTTTAACGTACATGTATTTTCCTATATAGGGATTACTGATATTGCATCTGATGATGCCGATAAGGGATCAGTCCCCGGAGATGCAGGATTTCTTCAGGACATCAACGATTTCACCTTTGATGCAAACAACTCAGCTGTAAACGGAATCTGGTCAGGATATTTTCAGGGAATTTTCCGTACTAACCAGGTGATAGTAAATGTGCCTGAAATTGACATGGACGAGGAATTGAAAACCAGACTTATCGGCGAAGCAAGATTCCTGAGAGCGTATTTTTATTTCTTCTTGGTGAGAACTTATGGCGATCTTCCACTGATTGACCGCCCGCTAAATCCTGATGAATACACCCAGTCTAGGGTTTCCAAAGAGCAGATTTATGAGTTTATTGAAGAAGATCTAAGCTTTGCTGCCGCTAATCTTCCGGAGAAATCCGAATATCCGGCTTCAGAACTCGGAAGAGCAACAACCGGTGCTGCCAAGTCATTTTTGGCAAAAGCCCATCTCTTCCAAAATGACTATCAAGAAGCGTTTGATTTGGCGCAAGAAGTGATTTCCAGTGGTGAATATGACCTTTATCCTGATTACGAAGGAATATTCCGAAGAGAAGGGGAGCATTCCTCAGAGAGTATATTTGAAGTATCCACTGTAGCCTTGGAAGCAGGCGGAGGAGGCTCTCAATTCAATGAAGTACAGGGGATACGCGGAGATCCAAACAACGGTTGGGGATTCAATAGCCCCTCAGATGATCTGATGGCAGCATATGAGCAGAATGATCCACGATTAATGGCTACTATCATCAATGACGGAGACACCTTGCCCTCAGGTGAAGTGGTGGCCGGTGATCCCAATATGGGTGAAAATGCACGTTTCAGCAGAAAAGCATGGCTACCGGAGAGACCACCGTCCGGATTTGGAAACAGTGGTGCAAATATCCGCTTGTTCAGATATGCCGACCTGCTGTTGATTGCAGCGGAAGCTGCCAATGAGATTGGAAATCCAAGCCAAGCACTGGAGTATGTGAATTTGGTTCGTGAGCGCGCACGTCAAGGTGATGATAGTGTGTTACCGGACTTGACTATTACGGATCAAGCCAGTTTGAGAGCAGCAATTTGGCATGAGCGAAGAGTTGAACTGGCCATGGAGCAGCACCGGTATTTTGATTTGGTAAGACAAGAACAAGCGCAAGAAGTATTTGCAGCTTTGGGCATTACCTGGACTCCCGGTAAGCATGAAGTTTATCCGATTCCCCAGTCAGAAATAGATATAAGCGGAGGTTCTATCACCCAAAACCCAGGCTATTAA
- a CDS encoding TonB-dependent receptor, giving the protein MEKLLPEKENAWHFSKYLILSLLLFSLFIVHDSVGQTNVPVQGTVLDSSGQPLPGVNVVIKGTTTGTVTDLDGKYSLELPEDATIVFSFVGYQAQEVPIGGRSTIDITLEEDLGDLEEFVVVGYGIQRKSDLTGAISGVKSEDISRLPVSDVTQSLQGRVSGVQITQNSGAPGAGSTVRIRGVGTLNNSSPLYVVDGMLLDEIDFLNPNDVESMEVLKDASATAIYGSRGANGVIIVTTKQGSFDAETKITVDAYTGVQQVANKINLVNAREFAQLANELEQNVGNQPLYNVNDYGEGTDWQDYIFRNAPINNVNLGATGGSAKTNFNLSVNYFNQQGVVKESEYERLTFRLNNQYKFSDAITFGHNLSFIYYNQQDEPGVIGNAYRAYPIFGPTQTDGSFTDTSPVGNPAAQFEYNSNNRTNNYRGVGNFFMDVKFLKNFTFRSNLGLDLAFQDSKSFTPVYFVSPTQQTPENSVNVENLRNRNILWENTVNYSKEWEDHRLNLLGGITTQDFYTETLGGMRRNLPGEDPSLWYLDAGELTSQTNENFAGDWAMLSYLFRANYTYKNKFLFTGTFRRDGSSRFGRERRYGNFPSLALGYNIIEEAFLHNQSFLSNLKIRGSWGKIGNDKIDYYEGRPVVTGNENAVFGENEELIYGATLTRLANPFIQWEETVTSNIGVEFGFFNEKLTGELDYYQRRTNDILVGVPIPSYVGSANNPIVNAASVKNHGIDLTLNWRDHKGDFSYNFGIVASSVNNEVLDIGDGNEAIFGGAVGISGYLGSRTTVGQSIGHYYGYKTVGVFQNEAELSSIPKRGPEVAGDLIFQDTNGDGIVNNNDRVILGSPIPDLIFGFNFGFDYKGFDLRADFNGTYGNEIYNAKKQTRFNTYNFETSFLDRWTGESTSATEPRVTNGGHNYEVSDRFIEDGSFLRLRNIQVGYSFPEVTLSKIKVQNFRVYLSGTNVFTWTKYSGYTPEIGGGTVIGTGYDSGLYPLARTFNVGVSASF; this is encoded by the coding sequence ATGGAAAAATTGCTACCTGAGAAGGAAAATGCTTGGCACTTCAGCAAGTATTTGATTTTATCCCTTCTCCTATTCTCATTATTTATAGTCCATGATTCGGTTGGGCAAACCAATGTTCCTGTTCAGGGAACTGTACTCGATTCTTCCGGACAGCCACTCCCTGGAGTGAACGTGGTGATCAAAGGAACCACCACGGGAACCGTCACAGATTTGGACGGGAAGTATTCTTTGGAACTGCCTGAAGATGCTACAATAGTATTCTCATTTGTGGGATATCAAGCACAGGAAGTCCCTATTGGAGGAAGATCCACTATTGATATCACACTGGAAGAAGACTTGGGTGATCTAGAAGAGTTTGTAGTAGTCGGATACGGTATTCAGCGAAAAAGTGATCTGACTGGCGCCATTTCAGGTGTAAAGTCTGAAGATATCAGCAGACTGCCGGTCTCTGACGTGACACAATCCCTGCAGGGACGTGTAAGTGGCGTGCAAATTACCCAAAACTCGGGTGCTCCCGGAGCAGGATCCACTGTCCGTATCCGTGGTGTAGGTACACTGAACAATTCTTCACCGCTATATGTGGTGGATGGAATGCTGCTCGACGAGATCGATTTCCTCAATCCCAATGATGTGGAGTCAATGGAAGTGCTGAAAGATGCTTCCGCTACCGCTATTTATGGTTCCCGGGGAGCAAATGGGGTGATCATAGTAACTACGAAACAAGGTTCCTTTGATGCAGAAACCAAGATTACAGTGGATGCCTATACAGGTGTACAGCAAGTAGCGAACAAAATCAACTTGGTCAACGCGCGTGAATTTGCCCAGCTGGCCAACGAATTGGAGCAGAATGTAGGAAACCAACCTCTCTATAATGTAAATGATTATGGTGAAGGTACAGATTGGCAAGATTACATTTTCAGAAATGCCCCCATCAATAATGTGAATTTGGGTGCAACGGGAGGTTCTGCCAAGACAAATTTCAACCTAAGCGTAAACTACTTCAACCAGCAGGGGGTAGTCAAAGAATCCGAATATGAGCGGCTGACCTTCCGACTGAATAATCAATACAAGTTCAGCGATGCGATCACCTTCGGTCATAATCTTTCATTTATCTACTACAATCAGCAAGATGAGCCGGGTGTAATCGGTAATGCCTATCGGGCATATCCGATTTTTGGCCCAACGCAGACAGATGGCAGCTTTACTGACACAAGCCCCGTGGGGAATCCTGCCGCACAGTTCGAATACAACTCAAACAACCGGACCAATAATTACAGAGGTGTGGGTAACTTCTTTATGGATGTAAAATTCCTAAAGAACTTCACCTTCCGAAGCAATTTAGGTCTGGATCTGGCTTTTCAGGATTCCAAGTCGTTTACACCAGTCTATTTTGTATCACCGACTCAGCAAACCCCAGAGAATTCTGTCAATGTAGAGAACTTAAGAAACAGAAATATTCTGTGGGAAAACACAGTGAATTATTCCAAAGAGTGGGAAGATCACAGGCTGAATTTATTGGGGGGTATCACTACGCAGGATTTCTATACCGAAACCTTGGGCGGAATGAGAAGAAACCTTCCGGGAGAAGACCCATCACTTTGGTATCTGGATGCAGGTGAGCTTACTTCACAAACCAACGAAAATTTTGCCGGAGACTGGGCTATGCTTTCCTACCTCTTCCGGGCAAACTACACCTACAAAAACAAATTCCTATTCACCGGAACATTCAGAAGAGATGGATCAAGTAGGTTTGGTAGAGAAAGGAGATATGGCAATTTCCCTTCTCTTGCGCTCGGGTATAATATTATCGAAGAAGCTTTTCTTCATAATCAATCTTTCCTTTCCAACCTGAAGATACGGGGGAGTTGGGGAAAAATCGGTAACGACAAAATTGATTATTACGAAGGTCGTCCAGTGGTAACGGGTAACGAAAATGCTGTTTTTGGTGAAAATGAAGAGTTGATTTATGGAGCTACATTGACTAGACTAGCCAATCCATTTATTCAATGGGAAGAAACCGTTACTTCCAATATAGGAGTTGAGTTTGGCTTTTTTAACGAGAAACTGACAGGTGAACTCGATTATTACCAGCGAAGGACCAATGATATTTTAGTTGGTGTACCGATTCCATCCTATGTAGGATCTGCCAACAATCCTATTGTCAACGCAGCAAGTGTCAAAAATCACGGTATTGATTTGACTTTGAACTGGAGAGATCATAAAGGTGACTTTTCCTATAACTTCGGAATTGTAGCCTCTAGTGTAAATAATGAGGTATTAGATATCGGAGACGGTAATGAAGCCATTTTCGGAGGAGCAGTGGGTATTAGCGGATATCTAGGATCCAGAACGACAGTAGGACAATCCATCGGACATTACTATGGGTACAAAACCGTGGGTGTCTTCCAAAATGAAGCAGAATTGTCTTCTATTCCTAAGCGGGGCCCGGAAGTAGCCGGTGATTTGATATTCCAAGATACCAATGGAGATGGAATTGTGAACAATAATGACCGCGTGATATTGGGAAGTCCTATTCCTGACTTGATCTTCGGGTTCAACTTTGGGTTTGATTACAAAGGTTTTGATCTACGTGCGGACTTTAACGGAACTTATGGAAATGAGATCTATAATGCCAAAAAACAAACCCGTTTTAACACGTATAACTTCGAAACCAGTTTCTTGGACAGATGGACAGGTGAAAGCACCAGCGCCACTGAGCCAAGAGTGACTAATGGTGGTCATAACTATGAAGTATCTGACAGATTTATAGAAGACGGATCTTTTCTTCGCTTGAGAAATATCCAAGTAGGGTACAGCTTCCCGGAAGTAACGTTAAGCAAAATCAAGGTCCAAAACTTCAGAGTTTACCTTTCCGGAACAAATGTGTTTACCTGGACAAAATACTCCGGATATACGCCTGAAATCGGCGGTGGAACAGTGATCGGAACCGGATATGACAGTGGTCTTTACCCATTGGCAAGAACCTTCAATGTAGGCGTTTCAGCTAGTTTCTAA